From the genome of Longispora fulva:
GCGCACGGCGCGGACCTGCTGGGCGCGTTCGGCCGGAGCACGGCCGTGGACGTGGACGACCTGGTCACCCTGCTCGACGTCGGCATCGACCGGCTGCTGGCCCCCACGGCGCACGTGTTCGACGCGCAGGAGGACGACCGGCTCGCCTACGCGCTGGCCATCGTGCTCACCCGGCCGGAGCTGACCGAGGACGAGGCGGTCGACTGGCTGGAGCCGTGCCGGGAGGCGTTCTCCGTCCGGCTGCGCACCGGGCCCAGCGCGCAGGTGTCGAACACGATGCGCACGCTGCGGATGCTGTACATGTTCGCCGACCGGGGGGTGCACCTCGACGGCGAGACCGCGCCGGTGGCGATCCCGCACGCGCGGGCGGTGAAGAAGGCCCTCGGCGCGGTGCTACGGATGACGTTCTCCCGGATGGGCTGACGCCCGGTGAGCTCCGTCGGGGCGGGCCGGAGGTCGGAGCCCGCGCCCGCCCCGACGGCACAAACCTGAGGGCTTTTTCTGGTACCGGCGCTACAGCGTCTCGGTGACCTTCTTCAACCCGCGCGGCGCGTCGGGATCCTCGCCCCTGGCCAGCGCCAGCGACAGCACGAGCTGCTGCAACGGCAGGATGTCCAACAGCGGCGCGTACTTCTCGT
Proteins encoded in this window:
- a CDS encoding DUF2785 domain-containing protein; the encoded protein is MTNWQEVLDNDYAIPTDRPLSELIDELVELLRSPDPHVRDVLSYDILTEWVEHLDEPARVALGDTMATRMTDDPEIQARTFAPLILDCVVSEGTFRPEWLDAFIKWYPSESDLRGHHPELGWLHAVAHGADLLGAFGRSTAVDVDDLVTLLDVGIDRLLAPTAHVFDAQEDDRLAYALAIVLTRPELTEDEAVDWLEPCREAFSVRLRTGPSAQVSNTMRTLRMLYMFADRGVHLDGETAPVAIPHARAVKKALGAVLRMTFSRMG